Below is a genomic region from Gammaproteobacteria bacterium.
ATTCGCCACGCCCCGTTCACGGCGCTGGCAAACCTCGCCGCCGAAGAGGGCATGGAAGGCCGCGCCGCCGGCGTGTTCTTTGATCTCGGCGTGTCGTCCAATCAACTGAACGCGCCCGAACGCGGTTTCAGTTTCCTGCGTAACGGCCCGCTTGATATGCGGATGAACACCGCCGCGGGCGCCACCGCGGCGCAGTGGCTGAACGCCGCCGACGCCGCCGAAATCCGGCGCGTGCTGAAAGAATACGGCGAAGAACGCAACGCCGCCAAAATCGCCGCCGCCATCGTCCGCCGCCGCCCGCTGCAAACCACCGGCGAACTGGCGGCGCTGGTGGAAGGCGTGTCCGGGCGCGGCGGCCACAAGCACCCGGCCACGCGCACCTTCCTGGCCGTGCGCCTGTTCATCAACCGCGAACTGGAAGAACTCGCCGACGCGCTCGCCAGCGTGCCGCGGCTGCTGCGCCGCGGCGGGCGTCTTGCGGTCATCACCTTTCATTCGCTGGAAGACCGCATCGTCAAGCGCTTCATCAAGACGCATTCCGAACCGCGCCGCGCGCCGCGCGGCCTGCCGGTCGCCGACGACGCATCCGGCGTCGTGCTGGCGAAGGTCGGCAAACCACAGGTTCCGGGTGACAGGGAAGTCGCCCTTAATTCACGCGCGCGCAGCGCCCGCCTGAGAATCGCGGAGCGGTTGTGACGATGGCCGGCAGGGAACCCGTCATCGTCTGCCTGCTGGCGGCGGCGGCGCTGCTGTCGGCGCTGGCGGTC
It encodes:
- the rsmH gene encoding 16S rRNA (cytosine(1402)-N(4))-methyltransferase RsmH → MSDACDDAESQHRPVLLAELLDGLNIDARGCYIDATCGQGGHSAALLQRLGPEGRVIAFDKDAQACRRAGAALAADARFTIRHAPFTALANLAAEEGMEGRAAGVFFDLGVSSNQLNAPERGFSFLRNGPLDMRMNTAAGATAAQWLNAADAAEIRRVLKEYGEERNAAKIAAAIVRRRPLQTTGELAALVEGVSGRGGHKHPATRTFLAVRLFINRELEELADALASVPRLLRRGGRLAVITFHSLEDRIVKRFIKTHSEPRRAPRGLPVADDASGVVLAKVGKPQVPGDREVALNSRARSARLRIAERL